Proteins encoded within one genomic window of Hevea brasiliensis isolate MT/VB/25A 57/8 chromosome 8, ASM3005281v1, whole genome shotgun sequence:
- the LOC110672136 gene encoding 7-deoxyloganetic acid glucosyltransferase: MEQGPILSPHILIFPGPGQGHVNSILKLAELLCLAGFKITFINFQDIHERLVRHTDVEARFSKYYGFQFKTIPGCQAEDPRPVDWVRKLLQEMEVKSKPIFKKMVIESNPAVKYIIGDGVMGFVYDVAVEVGIPAIQMHCISACSFWTFFSIPDVVAAHQLPIKGKEDMDRFITKVPGMETFLRCRDLPGGFCQVSDISDPNLFVITKEIRQCQALIINTFEELEGPILSQIRIRYPKIYTIGPLHEHLKTKLRSIEKQESYSSSNSLWEVDRTCITWLDNQPSQSVLYVSFGSITIMTREQLMEFWHGLVNSKKKFLWVIRPESVINQDGDNLGEIPEQLQEGEKEKGYIVKWAPQEEVLAHKAIGGFLTHSGWNSTLESMEAGVPMICWPYFGDQQVNSRFVSEVWKLGLDMKDVCDRGVVEKMVNDLMVDKREEFVKSTARMAELARKSVSEGGSSSSCLNRLIADIRLMNMKAYSSDTYKDNLS; the protein is encoded by the exons GGCCAATTCTTTCTCCCCATATACTCATCTTTCCTGGCCCAGGCCAAGGCCATGTGAACTCCATACTCAAGCTGGCAGAGCTTTTATGCCTTGCTGGCTTTAAGATTACCTTCATAAATTTCCAGGATATCCATGAACGTCTAGTTCGTCATACAGATGTTGAAGCTCGTTTTTCCAAATATTATGGATTCCAATTCAAAACCATACCAGGTTGTCAGGCAGAAGATCCTCGACCGGTCGACTGGGTGAGAAAGTTACTTCAGGAAATGGAAGTGAAGAGCAAGCCAATTTTCAAGAAGATGGTGATTGAGAGTAACCCAGCAGTTAAATATATCATAGGAGATGGGGTGATGGGATTTGTCTATGATGTTGCGGTTGAGGTTGGAATTCCTGCTATTCAGATGCACTGCATCAGTGCTTGCTCCTTCTGGACATTCTTTTCTATTCCTGACGTTGTTGCTGCTCATCAACTTCCTATCAAAG GAAAAGAAGACATGGACAGGTTTATCACAAAAGTACCAGGAATGGAAACGTTTCTCCGATGCCGAGATCTTCCAGGAGGTTTTTGCCAAGTTAGCGACATATCAGACCCTAATCTCTTCGTCATCACCAAAGAGATACGACAATGCCAAGCACTTATCATCAACACCTTTGAAGAGCTAGAAGGACCAATACTTTCCCAAATACGCATTCGCTACCCTAAAATCTACACAATCGGACCTCTCCACGAGCATCTGAAAACAAAACTAAGAAGCATCGAAAAGCAAGAATCGTATTCATCCTCGAACAGTCTTTGGGAAGTTGACAGGACCTGCATCACATGGCTGGATAACCAGCCATCGCAATCTGTACTCTATGTAAGCTTTGGTAGCATTACAATTATGACTAGAGAGCAGCTCATGGAATTCTGGCACGGTCTTGTTAATAGCAAAAAGAAGTTCTTGTGGGTTATAAGGCCTGAATCTGTTATTAACCAAGATGGTGATAATCTTGGAGAAATTCCTGAGCAGCTTCAGGAGGGAGAAAAGGAAAAAGGATACATCGTCAAATGGGCACCCCAGGAAGAGGTTTTGGCACACAAGGCAATTGGTGGGTTCTTGACACACAGTGGATGGAACTCTACTTTGGAGAGTATGGAAGCTGGTGTGCCTATGATTTGCTGGCCTTACTTTGGTGATCAGCAAGTGAATAGCAGATTTGTGAGTGAGGTCTGGAAGCTGGGATTGGACATGAAGGATGTGTGTGATAGAGGGGTTGTGGAGAAGATGGTGAATGATCTAATGGTGGATAAGAGGGAGGAGTTTGTGAAATCAACAGCTAGGATGGCAGAGTTAGCAAGAAAAAGTGTATCAGAAGGTggatcttcttcttcttgtctGAACCGTCTGATCGCGGATATAAGGTTGATGAACATGAAGGCATATAGTAGTGATACTTACAAGGATAACTTGTCATAA